CATTAGCCGAACAGCACTTCCATTCCTGCGCagaagtaataaattgggtgtCTGATTAGTATGCTTCAAAAGACGTAAATTTCTATTGACATGGTATTCACAAATTGCCAGAAAAGTGgtcaaaatgtttaaaagccAATGGTAAATACTTagaaaaataaaggaattggtgcttgagaactGACGATTAGTAGTCAGAGATCTTTCTGTAATCATtaaaatatcggaaggatcagtgaaacccattttgaaagatcatttgggcacaactggtttcaaaatcactcatttttttcgaaaaacagcgtcgcctTAACCTCTGTGAAGCAATGCTTTCatttctaagttaaggtttcaaTTAAAACACGTATCTTTTCactgtaaggagttattctgccaacgcgggcACATTTCTTTCCGAGGGTGACCGGATATGGCGTCACAATGgccgattttaaaatatttttatccaaaaaattcagaatttcttCGTTTTTAGTGTTTGTttgtaagaattaaaaattctaataaaatatttcatttttaatacgagataaaatttttgaaaacaggcGGTGTTTTACCCGAGGAAATACATGTAACCCCTCAATTGAATACTAGGCGTTCGGGGCTTTATAATTATTGTTTCGATGTTGCTAAATCATTTGCTCTCGATAATCACGTTGTCGTTCCTAAAATGAACCGAGTTGCTTCCTTCTTCATTGAAACATCGATGGTTAGTGTTAATGTGACATTTTGTGTAAATGAgttttatacaagtatgtatattaaattgtttatattttgataattaagaATAATTGGAGAACCATATCGGCCTACCCACCACATCAGGGAGTGTGTTTCGACTGAGTGTAGCGCCGATGAGAACAATTTTGATAATGAGAACTTAGATTATTCTTCAAATGATGACGAAAATTATGACCTctgaatatattattaaatggtTCTTTTTAGCAGTGTGTTATTTTTAAACTCGGTTAGCAATGTATAAGATTTgaattaaattacatttcattttattttattataaaaaaaacatggtTTTAAAAACATCTCTCCAAATCgatcgaaaaaaattcaatcacAGGTGCCCCTGCCTGATGCGTTAACATTGTGTATCAtatttatgacactttatggGTTTTTGATTAATGGCACTTTGGGGCATTATAATGGACTGACTCCGCTCATCTGCATTACCAAATTTCTTTTGCTGTAACTGAAGATATCTATCTTTTTACTTAAGGcggacggacgggcggacagcCACTCGGAATTTAActtgtctcgtcatcctgatcatttatgtacatatatacatatatataatcctgtatctatctcgcttagttttggATGATACGTGCAATCGCTAggagaacaaaactattatattctgtagcaacacTAGCACTAAACTTAGACACCAGCATAGAGTTACTTTCAATAAAGCCCCCTGAAACGTATTGATTGATTtccttttttggattaagttctcaCACAATAGTCGCGCTATATATGataatcttatatatttataaatattgaatttatttaatgtaaagtAATCTGTtagcattttaaatttatatattatatatatttatctgtTATATTTCTTCATCTATAAGTATATTCTTCGAACTTGGTTTCGGTTATATAACACTGTTTGAGGACTAAGATTACAATAGATAATTATGAAGCATCATTTTCATTTCGAGCCACTGCTGATACTTATCCATGTATATAAACTCCATTGAACCAACGACGACAAAGCAATCCTCGCTGTTTAATATGGCTGTGCCCTCAAGAAGTCCGTCTGTGTTATCCGTATTATTTTTCTGGTTTCTACATGAAAGTGGGAACTCTAAACAAATCGGCATAATTTGTTTTGGAATTATAGTAAAGTAATCGACGAGCACAACAATCGCTGGGGTATCTGTTTGGACTTCAATATTCGGAGCATCAGCTCTGCGTTAAGATAAATGGTAAAATTAATGCTTACTGAAACTAATCATCCATCATTGAGTGGATATGGAACAGAATCACTTACATAATAATTTGAGATATATTGTGACGGCCATTAAGTTGCTCGTATTGACCAAAGATCCCAATAGACATACTCGACGGCAGAACGGTGTATAAAATCGGGTCGTTAGCTGCAATCGAATTGTTCAGGTCATtcgtattgaagcagaaagcgGCTGAAAGAATTAAAACTTATGAATGTGTACTCATAAAattcaactaaatttaattgGACAATTCATTCACAATGGAATACACGATAATAGCAGGGGTAAAGATGAAACTGGTTTTgtgagtataaaattttttataataatatataatatattttttataataatacatattacaggtatatatttttgttactctttttaagttttataaattacaaattgcCACCTTAACTTTGAAATGCCGATGGTATTGTTTTCTACGGCGAACCACCAGTATCAATATGTACTTTCCCAAATAAATGCGTTAAGCTGTTGAGATTTATTCCTCTCTCTATTTGTTTACGCCATTGCTTATAACATCCAAATACTTGCTTGTTCGGTTCGCTACTCTCTAATGCTTTATGAAAAGTTGTCGTTAGCACCCTACTTCAACTTCTTTGCTGAAAACTAGGATCACTGATTCGCAGAGCCCACTCGTGGCGGCTTTTACCCTGCTCACATACCGACGAGGGATAAGTGGATGGGGGAAGGGCGCTGGAGCAGaggcgcagtgagctttttacgtACTGGTCGAAGCCAGGAGGGAAGGAGAGAAATTGGTGGGGAAGTTTCATGTAAGATCAATCTTAGATCTCGGCTACCGGaccactgttttttttttcagacagtagtaaaaagtaaagtcctctcttgtcgaacaaaaaccaaactctgtaagtcactcattatttccgtcctgctatctGGTGCCGAGGCGTGGACGTTGACAACATCCGATGAcccgacgttacgagttttcgagagaaaggttctgcggaagatttataatCCTTAGCGCATTGGcgacggcgaataccgcaggaTGAGCTGCATAAGATAagcgacaacattgacatagttcagcaaattaacaTAATCCGTATGGACAccccagctctaaaagtattcgacacgAGAAAGATGTCCACTCCATaggaaagacctccactccgtaggaaagaccaagtgaagaaggacctggcttcgctattaatctccaattggcggcacgtagcgaaaagaagaaacgactggcgcactgttgttaactcggctataatcacgtaagcggtgtctacgtcagtaaagaagaagaacaaaaaGTGATTGCATTAGGTGACGGTAGATCTACTGCTTCGAAGTAGCAGAATCGCTGGCCACTGCAAAGTTGATGAGCCAAAGTGGGAGCCCATGCGCCCGTTCACATTGCACCATAAACtgtagtttttaacaaagtCTTCACTAAGTAACCCTAATTGAAGCCTATTGAGTTTCGGAATGATTTAAGCAAGATCAGCAAGACCGCCCAACCTAATCGATTTACTTTCTCAATCTGATAATTATCACTAGGATAGgagaatttcattaaaactaaAATCCTATTACTTACAAGTCAGCACAATTTTCGGTGAAATTATAGTGCCTCTGCAAGCCATCTGATATTGGAGCTGTTGCTGGTTTAAGTCATCTTTACTGATTCTGTAGATGCTCACACCCGCCTCCTCAATCATCGGTTTATCCTTGGATTGTTTTACACACTGCGGCTTACATTTTAGTTTCGTCTTATCCCATTCTCCGTCAACACCGCAAAGCAATTTTTGACTTGGAGAGCTAGATATATAACCCTCAGCACATGTTACAACGGCAGTTGTATCAGGCTTACTGTATACTTGACAATCGGTTGTTTTAttttcgtatgtacatatagtgtCGGTCGATATACCATTCCAGTGCGGTGGGCAACGTTCTACGAAgagtgtaaatatatgtatgtatgtttacatatataatatgcatTAAATTATAACATACAAATTTCAGTTTCGTGATAATTTTGCAGCAACAACTTACTTTCGCATTTTGGAACCGCCGAGGACCATTGGCCTGTAGTCATGCATAGCGCCATAGAGTCTCCATCGACCAAGTACCAGCCTTCGTCACAGCTGAATGTGACAATGGTGTTAACGTCAACTTGACTGCCTACTTTCAGTGTTACGTTCTTATCTTCATCAGCTGCACGTAAACCTACTCGATTAGCCGGTATGGCGCAGCGTCGGTTTGGTATTCGAATTTCCGCATCTAGAGATATAATTGGTGTAATTGGTTTTATACCGATGACTTCGGGCATAATATTGGACGTGCCAGCTATATTCTTCTCAGTTATTATTGTACTGGAAATTTGTCCTGAAAGTATTTCTTCCACTAAAATTGCCTTCTCTTTAATCACATCATATTTTTCTACATTGGCTGCATAACTATCATCGAAATGCAACGCTTCATATTTCTCTTTCTCCTCTATTATGGGAGCACACAGCTCAGCATATTCATCCGAACCGTCGGCGCAGTCTACTTCGCCATTGCAGAGCGCTGTGTAGGGCACACAGGCACCATAACCACAGGTAAATGCTCCATCGGCACATACTATATGGGCACACATTTCAACAGACTCGTCGGAGCCATCACTGCAGTCTTTTATGCCATTACACAGATCGTCGTTGAAAATGCATTCCTGCGAACGGCATTGCACCAATTCATCCGAGCtgtgaaaattacaaattaagaTTCATGAGCGATATCGGTAACACGGTGCGAGAAGGCTACGAAACATTTACATAATTAAAACTTGTATAATTCTTATGTAATAAGTTCCCTATATTCGAAAGCATAAAGTCAAATTAGGCGAATCTCATTCCTTCGTCGCGCTGGTCATTTGTTTAGATACTTCTTTACTCGTATATGTTCCTCCACGTTTCGTTTTGGGTGTTAAAAAAGTAGTGGCAAAATTAAATGACCAGTTCAGGGAATAAAACATCAGTAGTTCGGCAGACATATTGTCATTATTACATGCAACTTGCTTCTCAAACAGTTCAATAAATGAATGTAGAACATATACAAggagcattccaaagtaaactggaCTGTTTCAAtctggcgccatctatatgtcgactggtacgttagaatctgctatctttatcgattgtacaatgagaatttcatgacacttcattgattggaagtgaatttattgcgttttaagtgtcagtatgtttgtgtaatcggtgcgaaaatgagcttcgaacaaagagcgaacattaaattttgttttaaaattggtaaaacctttaccgaaacgtttcaattgatgaaacaagtttatgacgatgattgcctatcccgtagcagagtgcacgagtggtctcaacgttttcaaagtggtcgtgaggacattaATGACGA
The sequence above is drawn from the Bactrocera tryoni isolate S06 chromosome 1, CSIRO_BtryS06_freeze2, whole genome shotgun sequence genome and encodes:
- the LOC120766356 gene encoding uncharacterized protein LOC120766356: MFLNFKCCAKLKFTKMFQYFKYLLSAQIVLCLINTAFSSNTEWPCKDKANTSIPESNVCDGFVHCTNGRDETSWTCAAKLCKAQQYRCAYGACIGAELKCNKQIDCFDRSDETDFLCDPTEKVFEKMQGTCSEEEFQCNTGECIDELDMCNGFADCKDASDETVNACAHLECSDGSFRCAYGACISVQQVGNQVWDCLDGSDEPVVIVQITDSLKEMEKEKDEAKPVRIYCNIPYDKPNMLILNKTGEVVTILSSSSKVLQNDTVHFDCLPNFTLIGIDHLKCVNNDWYRQWPHCERKVQFPCKDNEITCDNGDCIDPAVVCNGVKDCADGSDEILPKCVNRTCTENEYKCKYGACIPKKKRCDENKDCADGSDETTLLCTEDYEKCSKILQGSCDSDELVQCRSQECIFNDDLCNGIKDCSDGSDESVEMCAHIVCADGAFTCGYGACVPYTALCNGEVDCADGSDEYAELCAPIIEEKEKYEALHFDDSYAANVEKYDVIKEKAILVEEILSGQISSTIITEKNIAGTSNIMPEVIGIKPITPIISLDAEIRIPNRRCAIPANRVGLRAADEDKNVTLKVGSQVDVNTIVTFSCDEGWYLVDGDSMALCMTTGQWSSAVPKCEKRCPPHWNGISTDTICTYENKTTDCQVYSKPDTTAVVTCAEGYISSSPSQKLLCGVDGEWDKTKLKCKPQCVKQSKDKPMIEEAGVSIYRISKDDLNQQQLQYQMACRGTIISPKIVLTSAFCFNTNDLNNSIAANDPILYTVLPSSMSIGIFGQYEQLNGRHNISQIIIADAPNIEVQTDTPAIVVLVDYFTIIPKQIMPICLEFPLSCRNQKNNTDNTDGLLEGTAILNSEDCFVVVGSMEFIYMDKYQQWLEMKMMLHNYLL